The following nucleotide sequence is from Nesterenkonia xinjiangensis.
GGACCGTCATCAGGTCCGCGGCACCTGGTCCGCCGCCGACCAGGGTCACCGAGCCGATGGCGGCAGCGGCGCTCATGACGGCACCCCTGCCGGTGTGACGTCGGCCCGGGCGACGTCGGTCCGGCTGAGCGCGGAGCTCTCACGCACCGGGATGCGCGGACCGGAGAGCAGCACCGGGCCCTCCCCGGCGGCTGCTGCGGCACGTTCCTCCTCCGTGGCCGGACGGCGCTGGTCGCGCTCGAGCACGTAGGCCAGCCCGGTGTCGGGGGCGTCCGGGGCGTTGACGAAGCTGCGGAAGCGCCGCAGCTTCTCCGGATCGCGCAGCGTGGCCGCCCATTCGTCCTCATAGCGGTCCACGTGCGTCGCCATGGCGGCCTCGAGGTCTTCGGCCACGCCCAGGGTGTCCTTCACCACGACGTCATGGATGTGCTCCACCCCGCCGGGCAGCTCCTCCATCCACCGGGCGGTGCGCTGGAGCCTGTCGGCGGTGCGCACGTAGTAGATGATGTAGCGGTCGATGTAGCGCAGCAGGGTCTCATCGTCCAGGTCCTTGGCCAGCAGCTCGGCATGGGCCGGGGTGGCGCCGCCGTTTCCTCCGACGTACAGGTTCCAGCCCTCGGAGGTGGCGATGACGCCGACGTCCTTGCCGCGGGCCTCGGCGCACTCGCGGGCGCAGCCGGAGACCCCGAACTTCAGCTTGTGCGGGGAGCGCAGCCCTCGGTACCGCATCTCCAGCTCGATGGCCATCGCCACGGAGTCCTGGACGCCGTAGCGGCACCAGGTGGAGCCTACGCAGGACTTCACGTTGCGCAGCGCCTTGCCGTAGGCCTGCCCGGACTCGAAGCCCGCGTCGACCAGCTTTCGCCAGATCATCGGCAGCTGCTCCAGACGGGCGCCGAACATGTCGATGCGCTGGGCGCCGGTGATCTTGGTGTAGAGGTCGAACTCCTGGGCGACCTCGGCGATGGCAGCGAGTTTGGCCGGGGTGATCTCCCCGGCGGGCACGCGTGGCACCACCGAGTAGGTGCCGTCCTTCTGCATGTTGGCCAGGGCCCGGTCGTTGGTGTCCTGCAGGGCGCCGCGGCCGCCGTCGAGGATGTACTCGTCGTGCTGGGCGGCCAGCACCGAGGCGATGACCGGCTTGCAGATGTCGCAGCCGAAGTTCACGCTCGGATCGGCCGGAGTGCCGAAGCGTTCGATGATCTCGGTGAAGGAGGACAGCCCGGTGGCCTGCACCGCCTCGAAGAGCTCGGCGCGGGAGAGGTCGAAGTGCTCGCACAGGGCGTGGGAGACCTCCATCCCCTGGGCGACCATCTCCTTCTCCATGATCTTCTTCGCCATCGGCAGGCAGGAGCCGCACTGGGTGCCGACCTTGGTGCACTTCTTCAGCGCACCGATGTCCGCGCACGGCGGGGTGGCGCCGTCGCCGGCCACGGCCTTCCGGAGGGTCCCGGCGCAGATGTCCTTGCAGGAGCACACCTGGGCGTCGTCGGGCAGCTCCAGCTCGGCGACGTCGCCGCCGGCCGCGGAGAGGAAGGCGCCGGGCTCGGCGGGAAGCTCACGGCCCAGCAGCGGACGCAGCGAGGAGTAGGGAGAGGCGTCGCCGACGAAGATGCCGCCCAGCAGGGTCCTGGCGTCATCGGAGACGACCAGCTTCTGGTAGACGCCGTCCGCGGGGTCGGCGTAGACGACCTCCAGGGCTCCCTCGGTCTCGGCGAAGCCGTCGCCGAAGGAGGCCACGTCCATGCCGGCGAGCTTGAGCTTCGCGGCGGTGTCGAAGCCGTCGAACTCAGCGGCCCCTCCGGCCAGCCGATCCGCGACCACCTCTGCCATCGCGTTGGCCGGGGCCACCAGGCCCATGCAGATGTCCTCGAAGCAGGCGACCTCACCGATGGCCCACACATGATCCGCCGACGTCGCGCAGGTGGCGTCGATGACCGCGCCCCCGCGGGAGCCGAGCTGCAGCCCGGCATCCCGGGCGAGCTCGTCACGGGCGGTGATCCCGATGGCGGCGACGATCAGGTCCGCCTCCACGGTGTCCAGGGTGGGGAAGGTCAGGGCGTAGCGGGGCTGGGCTGATCCTGCGCCCGGGGCAGCGGACGTCTCGGCGGCCGCGTCACGGATCTCCAGGCCGGCGGGGCGCTCGCCGCAGTGGAGGTCGTAGCCCTCCTTCTCCAAGAGTCGGTTCAGGGTGCGGCCGCCGAACTCGTCGAGCTGGGCGTTCATCAGCCAGCGCTTGGAGTGCACCACGGTGACCTCGGCGCCCAGGCCCTTGAGCCCTCCGGCGGCCTCCAGGCCCAGCAGTCCGCCGCCGATGACCGCGCACTTCGGGGTGCGTCCCAGTTCGACGCCGAGCTCGGCCACGCGCAGTCGCAGCCAGTCGACGTCGTCGAGGGTGCGGTAGACCGCGATCTGCTCGGCGCCCTCTAGCCCGGGGCGTGGTGCCGACGACCCGGTGGCCAGGACGAGCTCGTCGTAGCCGAGGGTTTCGCCGTCGGCGGTGGTGATGGTCTGGGCCGCGGTGTCCAGGCCGGTGACGGCCCGGGAGGTGTGCAGCGTGAGGCTCGGGGACTCCCACAGGCCGGGTTCGCCGAGGAGGAGGTCGTCGTCGGTGGCGAAGCGCTTGGAGAGGCCCACCCGGTCATAGGGGGGAAGCGCCTCCTCGGTGAAGACGCTGATCCGTGTGCCGGGGAGCTCCCGGGAGACGAGGGCTTCGGTCAGCCGGTGGGCCGCTGGGCCGCCTCCGACGATGACGATGTGCCGCGGGGCGGCGTCGGTCGGGTTCGGGCTCGCTGTGCTGGGTGCAGACATGGATCCTCACCTTGCCGGTCGTGAGGAGCGCAGCGGGTGAACGGCGCTCCAGGGTGGTCCCAGCCTAGGGAGGCGCGATTTCCCTGCCGTATCGCCTTTGTAAAGCCAGTATGTCGGGGTGTTCAGTGACCGAGAGGCCGCTGCTGAAGCCCTTTTCACCACCTGGAAACATGCGCGCACGATGAGGGAAACCCTGTGCGCCTAGCGTGGAGCCATGACTACAGCACTGCACCTCACCGAAGAGCAGGCCCAGCGGCTCGGCACGGCCGGGGGACAGGCGCCCGAGGACCGTCCTCATGCGGTCTGCCGGCTCGGGGACCTCGAGCCGCTGTGGGGTGAGGCGGCGCTGGTCGACGGTGCGCAGGTCGCGTTGATCCGCGTGCCCGGGGACCACGTCTACGCCGTCTCCCAGTGGGACCCGGTCGCAAAGGCCCACGTGATGGCGCGTGGGATCGTGGGCACCAAGGGCGGGCGCCCGACGCTCGCGTCACCGATCCACAAGCAGGTCTACGACCTCGAGACGGGGCGGTGTCTGAGCGAGGACGGGTTCGCGCTGAGTGTCTTCGCGGTCGCCGTCGATGCCGAGGGACTCGTCCACGTCACGGCCTGAGTCGTGCCGGGGCTCCGCCCTCCCCTCCGGCCCTCCTGGCGCGGTTCGCCGACA
It contains:
- the nirB gene encoding nitrite reductase large subunit NirB, which translates into the protein MSAPSTASPNPTDAAPRHIVIVGGGPAAHRLTEALVSRELPGTRISVFTEEALPPYDRVGLSKRFATDDDLLLGEPGLWESPSLTLHTSRAVTGLDTAAQTITTADGETLGYDELVLATGSSAPRPGLEGAEQIAVYRTLDDVDWLRLRVAELGVELGRTPKCAVIGGGLLGLEAAGGLKGLGAEVTVVHSKRWLMNAQLDEFGGRTLNRLLEKEGYDLHCGERPAGLEIRDAAAETSAAPGAGSAQPRYALTFPTLDTVEADLIVAAIGITARDELARDAGLQLGSRGGAVIDATCATSADHVWAIGEVACFEDICMGLVAPANAMAEVVADRLAGGAAEFDGFDTAAKLKLAGMDVASFGDGFAETEGALEVVYADPADGVYQKLVVSDDARTLLGGIFVGDASPYSSLRPLLGRELPAEPGAFLSAAGGDVAELELPDDAQVCSCKDICAGTLRKAVAGDGATPPCADIGALKKCTKVGTQCGSCLPMAKKIMEKEMVAQGMEVSHALCEHFDLSRAELFEAVQATGLSSFTEIIERFGTPADPSVNFGCDICKPVIASVLAAQHDEYILDGGRGALQDTNDRALANMQKDGTYSVVPRVPAGEITPAKLAAIAEVAQEFDLYTKITGAQRIDMFGARLEQLPMIWRKLVDAGFESGQAYGKALRNVKSCVGSTWCRYGVQDSVAMAIELEMRYRGLRSPHKLKFGVSGCARECAEARGKDVGVIATSEGWNLYVGGNGGATPAHAELLAKDLDDETLLRYIDRYIIYYVRTADRLQRTARWMEELPGGVEHIHDVVVKDTLGVAEDLEAAMATHVDRYEDEWAATLRDPEKLRRFRSFVNAPDAPDTGLAYVLERDQRRPATEEERAAAAAGEGPVLLSGPRIPVRESSALSRTDVARADVTPAGVPS
- the nirD gene encoding nitrite reductase small subunit NirD — encoded protein: MTTALHLTEEQAQRLGTAGGQAPEDRPHAVCRLGDLEPLWGEAALVDGAQVALIRVPGDHVYAVSQWDPVAKAHVMARGIVGTKGGRPTLASPIHKQVYDLETGRCLSEDGFALSVFAVAVDAEGLVHVTA